A single region of the Salvia miltiorrhiza cultivar Shanhuang (shh) chromosome 8, IMPLAD_Smil_shh, whole genome shotgun sequence genome encodes:
- the LOC130999216 gene encoding uncharacterized protein LOC130999216 yields MVAGDVLHGSPFPEDCLRVAIDEVVDDNARLPKPISDDMVTVGNALGTHVAWPTHLVVEKSIEKPDKKTRGKKILKESAVKNLSSLPSSLVALYCMMEKSFAGEGIRLPIDFEMFGQDLSVWILLKDDVIPFCNLEPITGNSIIAYICHSYGKMKTEGSLGRFMFVNPFTVSHNRQDSTETRARKLADRLLQALSNQLVLVPCNVGGHWILTIIDLEKDRVSLMDPICHRNKDTPWKLVVDTAMNIVNAHKGKKFKKTASWEVVKGPIQPDASQCGFYVMKFMKEIITRYELNAYTSLSSMFKNVKTYTEAEIDDIREEWATFVIKHVFA; encoded by the exons ATGGTTGCTGGAGATGTCCTTCACGGATCTCCCTTTCCTGAAGACTGCTTACGTGTGGCGATTGATGAGGTTGTTGATGATAATGCACGATTACCCAAACCTATTTCAGATGACATGGTTACAGTGGGAAATGCATTAGGAACCCATGTAGCATGGCCTACTCATTTGGTGGTGGAGAAATCAATTGag AAACCTGATAAGAAGACACGTGGAAAAAAGATTTTGAAAGAGTCCGCGGTGAAGAATTTGTCATCATTGCCTTCATCATTGGTAGCACTATATTGTATGATGGAGAAGTCATTCGCGGGTGAAGGAATACGTCTTCCAATAGACTTTGAAATGTTTGGGCAAGATCTAAGCGTTTGGATTCTCTTGAAGGATGATGTGATTCCCTTTTGTAATCTGGAACCGATTACAGGGAACAGCATTATCGCATACATTTG CCATTCTTATGGAAAGATGAAGACAGAGGGAAGTCTTGGGAGGTTTATGTTTGTGAATCCATTTACTGTATCTCATAATCGACAAGACTCAACCGAGACAAGAGCCCGCAAACTAGCAGACAGGTTACTTCAGGCTTTATCAAATCAGCTGGTACTCGTTCCTTGCAACGTGGG tgGGCATTGGATTCTGACAATCATTGATCTTGAGAAAGATCGTGTCTCTTTGATGGATCCAATTTGTCATCGGAATAAAGATACCCCATGGAAACTCGTCGTTGACAC TGCGATGAATATTGTGAATGCACACAAGggaaaaaaattcaagaaaacaGCAAGTTGGGAAGTGGTTAAG GGTCCTATCCAGCCTGATGCATCTCAATGTGGATTTTATGTCATGAAGTTCATGAAAGAGATCATAACACGCTATGAACTTAATGCCTACACGTCTCTATCATCGATG TTTAAGAATGTTAAGACATACACCGAAGCTGAAATCGATGATATTCGTGAGGAATGGGCAACTTTTGTGATAAAGCATGTGTTTGCTTGA
- the LOC130999215 gene encoding uncharacterized protein LOC130999215: protein MQSYIGLLTRDHVKINIKKWKAVPQDVKDLIWDTVKSSYDVPEQWKAGCMESANAKWRSWKCRMYNEFIVPCQDDASKLQEPPPGSGILPLEWNQFVVTRLSTEFKNFSAQQKERRSKNIYPHRLSRKGYAKFAEELKTSDLHGDEDIDRATMWKKARLTKDGEVQNDNLKNAFQKIDDCIREKEEGRVDSSSCSSDLLSRALEKPEHSGRVRGLGAGVKPKSFFETPRVKKQEIDEKAQTELEEAKKQIKEQDGRILVLDKVIYELVSRIGKLESKVGDKDDKSEGLGSCSVIKPQKMQIENDEDMKVVENAEDIKKPDKKTCGKKIEKDEDMKVVENDEDIKRPDKKTRGKKIENDEDMKVVENDEDIEVVEKSVGLEVLCEYF, encoded by the exons ATGCAAAGTTACATTGGCCTCCTTACACGTGATCACGTGAAGATAAACATTAAGAAGTGGAAAGCTGTCCCGCAAGATGTTAAAGACCTGATATGGGACACGGTTAAA TCTTCCTACGATGTTCCCGAGCAGTGGAAGGCTGGATGTATGGAATCTGCAAATGCCAAGTGGCGAAGCTGGAAATGTAGAATGTACAATGAATTCATTGTACCATGTCAAGATGACGCCTCGAAGTTGCAAGAACCACCACCGGGAAGTGGCATTCTGCCATTAGAATGGAATCAGTTTGTAGTCACTCGACTGTCGACTGAATTTAAG AATTTCAGTGCGCAACAAAAGGAGAGACGGAGTAAGAACATATACCCCCATCGACTTTCCCGCAAAGGATATGCTAAATTTGCCGAAGAGTTGAAG ACGTCTGATTTACACGGTGATGAAGATATAGACAGAGCTACGATGTGGAAGAAAGCAAGACTGACCAAGGACGGAGAAGTTCAGAATGATAACTTGAAGAATGCTTTCCAGAAAATA GATGACTGCATAAGGGAAAAGGAGGAAGGCCGAGTTGATTCTTCATCTTGTTCAAGCGATTTGCTATCACGTGCCCTGGAGAAACCTGAACATAGTGGCCGTGTGCGAGGTTTAGGGGCAGGGGTGAAACCCAAATCATTCTTTGAAACACCTAGAGTTAAGAAACAAGAAATTGATGAGAAAGCGCAAACTGAGCTGGAAGAAGCAAAGAAGCAAATAAAAGAACAAGATGGACGCATACTTGTTCTAGATAAAGTGATCTACGAGTTAGTAAGCAGAATTGGAAAACTGGAATCGAAGGTGGGTGATAAGGACGATAAGTCTGAAGGATTAGGCAGCTGTTCTGTGATAAAGCCTCAAAAGATGCAGATTGAAAACGATGAAGACATGAAGGTGGTTGAAAACGCTGAAGACATCAAG AAACCTGATAAAAAGACATGTGGAAAAAAGATTGAAAAGGATGAAGACATGAAGGTGGTTGAAAATGATGAAGACATCAAG AGACCTGATAAGAAGACACGTGGAAAAAAGATTGAAAACGATGAAGACATGAAGGTGGTTGAAAACGATGAAGACATTGAGGTGGTTGAAAAATCAGTTGGGTTGGAGGTATTATGTGAAtacttttga